Genomic DNA from Flavobacterium sp. N502540:
GGTTTTTTAAATGTTAAGAAATCGGCAGAATAGCTAAATTTTTAAGAAAAATAGCGCGTAATTTTTTTGAATGATTAGTGTTATTGATAATTCGTTAATAATTAGTTAATGTATTGATATTCTACCGATTATGAGAAGTGGGGCGTAAGTGGTTAAACTTATTAACAAAGTGGTACATTGTGGTAAAATGTGGTAATATTTTTTATATTTTTGTCCTATAACATATTAATGAATTTTCTTGAACACAATTGTCGGAACATATGAGTGTAAAGTCGATGCTAAAGGGAGGCTGATGTTGCCTGCACCTTTGAAAAAGCAATTGACTTCCTCTCTTCAGAACGGATTTGTTTTGAAGCGTTCGGTTTTTCAACAGTGTTTAGAATTGTATCCAATGAGCGAGTGGGATCTGATGATGCAAAAAATCAACAAGCTGAATCGTTTTGTAAAAAAGAACAATGATTTCATTCGAAGGTTTACTGCAGGTGTGAAAGTGGTAGAGATTGATGCATTGGGACGATTACTGGTTCCGAAAGATTTGGTGACCTTTTCGGGTATTTCTAAAGATGTGGTTTTTTCATCTGCGGTTAATATTGTGGAGATTTGGGATAAGGATTTATATGAAAAATCAATAAGCGGCGAAGATATGGATTTTGCAGATTTAGCCGAAGAAGTAATGGGAAATATTAATGACGACGACAATGGAATATCATAATCCGGTTTTGCTTCATCCTACAGTTGATGGTTTAAATATTAAACCTGACGGTATTTATGTAGATGTTACGTTTGGCGGTGGGGGGCATTCAAAAGAAATTTTGAGACGATTAGGACCAAACGGAAAATTATTTGCTTTTGATCAGGACGAAGATGCGCTTGCAAATGCATTGCCGGATGAACGGTTTACCTTAATTAATGAGAATTTCAGATTCATAAAAAGGTTTTTGCGTTTTCATGGTGTTAAAGGAGTAGATGGAATTTTGGCCGACCTGGGTGTTTCATCACATCAGTTTGACGTTCCGGAGAGAGGTTTCTCTACAAGATTTGATGCCGGACTGGATATGCGGATGAGTCAGAAAAATGATTTAAATGCTTATCGGGTGGTTAACGAATATGAAGAACAGGATTTACGTCGTGTTTTTTTTGATTATGGGGAGTTGAAGAACGCACCGGTTTTAGCAAGAACAATTGTAGAAGCTAGACAAGGTTATCCAATCAAAACGACAGACGAACTGAAAGAAGTTCTGGCAAAATATTTACCGGAAAGAGTTCGCAACAAAATATTGGCTCAGATTTATCAGGCGATCCGAATTGAGGTAAATCAGGAAATGGATGTTTTGAAAGAGTTTATCGAACAGTCGTTAGAAATTTTAAATCCGGGTGGAAGATTTTCTGTAATCTCTTACCATTCTTTAGAAGACAGGCTGGTTAAAAGATTTATCAAAAACGGAATGTTTGAAGGAGAGCCAGAAAGAGATTTTTACGGAAACTTTTCAGTTCCGTTTAAAACGATAGGAAAACTGATTGTTCCGGATGAAGCTGAGATTAAAATCAACAACAGAGCAAGAAGTGCTAAATTAAGAATTGCTGAGAAGATATAGTTTGTGAGATGTTGGTTGTGAAATGTGAAATGTGAGTTTGATCATAAGCAGTTAAAGGGGGGGGACGATTCAGCAATTAAACAGACTAGTATAATATATATAGGTAGAAAAAATGAAAAGTGGTGTATTTGATATATTAAAAGCAAGGTTTCTGATCAACGATGATGCAGTAAAAAACTGGCGTTTCATTGTTTTTATTATTCTGCTTGCCATTTTGATGATCGCCAATACACAGCGTTACGAACAGAAGGTTTTTGAAATCGCAAAATTGAACAATGAAGTAAAAGAATTGCGATCTGAATTTGTAGATCGCCGTTCAGATTTAATGAAGTTAAAAATGGAATCGACGATATCGGATAAAATGCTGGAGAAGAAAATTTTCCCATCCACAGTTCCTCCGATTAAAATAGAAGTAAAAAAAGAAGAAGAAAAAAGTTTCTTTAAAAGAATATGGCAGTAGAAGATAAACATATATCCTACAGAATTTACCTCGTAGCAGTTTTCATCTTTGTGATGGCAATTGCTATTGTTGTTAAGTTAACCAATATTCAATGGGTTGAAGGAGATTATTACAGAAAACTGGCGAAACAGCGTACCGTTAGAAATTTTGTAATTCCGGCAAACAAAGGAAATATCTATTCGGCTGATGGAAGTTTATTGGCTACATCGATTCCGAATTATGAAATTCGTTTTGATGCTAAAGCACCGAAAACGGAGACTTTTGAAAAGTACGTAAAAGCGTTATCCGATTCATTGGCTACTGTTTTAGACAGACCGGCAGGTTATTATCAGCAGGAATTAAGAAAAGCCAGAGCTAATAAAAATCGTTATTATCTGATTGCTCGCAATTTGAGTTATACCGAATATGTGAAAATTAAAGGTTTTCCTTTGTTCAGTTTAGGCGCTTTTAAAGGAGGGATAATTGTTGAGCAGGAAACCGTTAGAAAACATCCGATAGGTAAAATTGCAGAACGAACCATTGGTTATGACCGAATTGACCCTGCAACCGGAATCGAAGTTGGTAAAGGAATCGAATGGGCCTATAAAAGTTATCTGAACGGGAAAGACGGAAAAATTTTAAAGCAAAAAATTGCAAAAGGACAATGGAAGCCTATTCGGGATTTAAATGAAGTAGATCCTGTAGACGGTTATGATGTGATTTCGACTATTGATGTTTTTATTCAGGATATTGCGCATCATGCTTTATTAAAGCAATTAGAAGATTACGAAGCCGATCATGGTTGTGTAGTGGTAATGGAGACCGAAACGGGGCATGTAAAAGCGATTTCAAATCTGGGAAGATCAGAAGACGGATCGTACTATGAAACTACAAATTACGCTATAGCCGAGTCTCATGAGCCGGGATCGACTTTTAAATTGGTCGATTTAATGGCAATTTTAGAAGATAAAGTAGCCGATACAAGTACGGTTTTTGACAGTCATGGAGGAGAAATGAGGTATTACGGACGTGCAGTTCGTGATTCGCACAGAGGAGGTTACGGGAAAATTTCGCTGGCTCGTGGTTTCGAACTTTCGTCTAATACCGTAATGGTTCAGGCGGTTTATGACAATTACAAAAGCAATCCGTCAAAGTTTGTAAATCATATTAATTCGTACGGATTAAATAAAACATTGGGATTGCATTTTAAAGGAGAAGGAAGGCCATATATTCCACAACCCGGAGATAAACATTGGTCAGGAGTTTCGCTTCCGTGGATGGCTTTTGGTTATGGGGTTTCGGTGACGCCAATGCAAACGCTGGCGCTTTATAATGCCGTTGCAAACAATGGAGTTATGGTTAAACCACAGTTTGTTTCGGAAATTAAAGAATGGAACAAAACGATTAAGAAGTTTGATGTAGAAGTAATCAATTCAAAAGTATGTTCGCAGGAAACCATCGACAAAGTAAGAGCAGTATTGCTTAATGTGGTAAAAAAGGGAACGGGCTCTAAACTGTATTCGAAAGATTTTTCGATGGCAGGGAAAACCGGAACAGCGCAGGTTAATTATGGTGGAAAAGAAGGGAAATCAGGTTTGTATTATGCCTCTTCATTTGTAGGGTATTTTCCGGCTGAACATCCTAAATATTCTTGTATAGTAGTAGTGCATAAGCCTAATACATCAAAAAACAATTATTACGGAGCAGATGTTGCCGGGCCGGTTTTTAAAAGAATCGCTCAAAAAATATTTACAGATGCACCGTCAACCAATAGAATAAAAAAACTGGACTCAAGAATTCCAAAACAAGATGATAGTTATAATAAATATACGGCAGAAGCCAATAAAAAAATAAATCAGGTTCCTAATTTAAAAGGTATGCCGGGTATGGATGCAGTAGCATTGTTAGAAAACCTTGATTTAAAAGTGAGAGTTATCGGAGTAGGAAAGGTTAAAAAACAATCTATTCAGCCCGGACAAAATATTAGTAAAAACACAATCATAGTATTAGAATTATCGTGAAAATACTGAAAGACATATTATACAAAGTAGCGATTGAGTCTGTAACAGGTTCAACGGAAATCGATATACATAAAATTGATTTTGACTCGAGAAAAATTGAGGAAAATGATGTTTTCGTGGCTATTCGCGGATCACTTTCAGATGGTCATGATTATATTGAAAAAGCAATCAAATTAGGTGCAATTGCGATTATTTGCGATACGTTGCCTGAAAATATTGAAAAAGGAATAACCTACATAAAAGTAAAAGATACTAATGCCGCTCTGGCTTTTATGGCGGCCAATTACTTCGGAAATCCATCTGAAAAGTTAAAATTGGTTGGAGTTACCGGTACAAACGGAAAGACTACAATTGCATCATTGTTGTTTCAGTTGTTTCAAAAAGCAGGTTTTAAAGTTGGTTTATTGTCAACCGTAAAAATTAGGATCGATGAAACTGAATTTCCTGCAACACATACCACTCCGGATTCGATTACGATCAATTATTATCTGAACGAAATGATCGAAGCGGGTGTTACGCATTGTTTTATGGAAGTGAGTTCACACGGAATTCACCAAAAACGAACAGAGGCACTACATTTTGTTGGAGGGATTTTTACGAATTTGTCACACGACCATTTAGATTATCACCCAACTTTTGCGGAATACAGAGATGTGAAAAAATCGTTTTTTGATTCTTTGCCGAAAACGGCCTTCGTTTTATCCAACATCGATGATAAAAACGGATCGGTAATGCTGCAAAATACAGTTGCCAGAAAGTTTACCTACGCTTTAAAAACCTATGCCGATTTTAAAGCACAGATACTGGAGAGTCAGTTGTCGGGTTTGTTATTGAAAGTTAATGACAATGAAGTTTGGGTAAAGCTAATCGGAACGTTTAATGCTTACAATGTTTTAGCGATTTACGGAACGGCTGTAGAGTTAGGAATGGATAGTCTTGAAGCGTTGCGCTTACTGTCTGATTTAGAAAGTGTTTCGGGGCGTTTTCAGTATATTGTTTCAGAAGGAAACATTACAGCAATAGTTGATTATGCACATACTCCGGATGCTTTAGATAATGTTTTAAAAACGATTAATGATATCCGTACCAAAAACGAGCAGCTGTTAACAGTTGTTGGTTGCGGTGGAAACAGAGATAAAACCAAGAGGCCTATAATGGCAAAAATTGCTACAGATTTAAGTGATAAGGCCATTTTAACCTCGGATAATCCAAGAAATGAAGATCCTGAAGTGATTTTAGATGAAATGGAGAAAGGCGTTGAAGCTCATAATTACAAAAAGATATTGAGAATTTCAGATAGAAAACAAGCGATTAAAACGGCTTGTCAATTGGCTCAGCCCAATGATATCATCCTAATTGCAGGGAAAGGGCATGAAACATATCAGGAGATTAATGGAGTACGTCATCATTTTGACGATATGGAAACGGTAAAGGAAATTTTAGAACAATTAGGAAAATAAAAGTTTAACCGGTGAATTGATTATTCGTTTAATCGAATAATTATTAAATCAAGAATAAACGAATAAACAAATCAACGATTAACCAAATAAACAAAGATATATGCTATACTATTTATTTGAATATTTAGACAAAACATTAGATGTACCGGGAACGGGAGTTTTTCAGTACATCACTTTCAGATCGGCTTTGGCATTTATGCTTTCGTTGCTTTTGTCAACGATTTACGGAAAAAGAATTATAAACTTTTTACGCAATCAGCAAGTTGGTGAAACCGTTCGTGAGTTAGGTCTTGCAGGTCAAAATGAAAAAGCAGGAACTCCAACAATGGGAGGACTGATTATCATTTTTGCAACGCTGGTACCGGTTTTGTTATTCGCTCGTTTGCATAACATCTATATTGTACTGCTTATTGTAACGACGCTTTGGATGGGGAGTATTGGTTTTGTGGACGATTATATCAAAATATTCAAAAAGGACAAACAAGGACTTAAAGGAATTTTTAAAGTGATCGGACAGGTTGGTCTTGGAATCATTGTGGGATCTGTACTTTATTTTAATCCTGCGGTAACTGTTCGAACTGATACAGGAAGAACTGATGTTTTTAAAACAGCAACAAACAATTCGACTATAGTTTTGCCGGCACCGGTAGAAGAAAAATCTACAGCAACGACAATTCCTTTCGTAAAAAATAATGAATTTGATTATGCTGAAGTTTTAGCCTGGACAGGTGAAGGGTATGAAAAATGGGCCTGGCTGGTTTTTATTCCGGTGGTTATTTTTATCATCACAGCGGTTTCAAACGGAGCTAATTTAACGGATGGTATTGACGGACTCGCGGCCGGAACTTCGGCGGTTTCTGTACTCGCACTCGGGATATTTACATTCGTTTCCGGGAATATTATTTTCTCAAATTATCTCAATATAATGTACATCCCCAATTCGGGAGAAATGACCGTGTTTATATCCGCATTTGTGGGAGCTTTAATTGGATTTCTTTGGTACAATTCATTTCCTGCTTCTGTATTTATGGGAGATACAGGAAGTTTGACCATTGGTGGAATTATTGCCGTCTTAGCCATTGCCGTTCGTAAAGAAATATTGATTGTTTTATTCTGCGGAATTTTCCTTGCCGAAAGTGCTTCCGTAATTATTCAGGTCACTTATTTTAAATATACGAAAAAGCGTTTCGGAGAGGGACGAAGAATTTTCCTGATGTCACCGCTGCATCATCATTATCAGAAAAAGGGATATCATGAAAGTAAGATTGTGACCCGTTTCTGGATTGTTGCTGTAATGTTAGCCATATTGTCAATTGTTACTTTAAAGCTAAGATAGTTTTGAATTAAAAATTGAGAATTAAAAATTAAAAGTTCTTAGAAATGAAAGAAAATATTATTCAGGATAAATCCTTTCTTTTCGCGGTTAGAATTATCAATTTATATAAATATCTAACGGCTGAAAAAAAAGAGTTTGTTTTGAGTAAGCAGATTCTAAGATGTGGGACTTCTATTGGAGCAAACATCGAAGAATCAATCGGAGGACGTTCTGATAGGGAGTTTCTGTTTAAACTGGAAATCTCATATAAAGAAGCAAGAGAAACAATTTATTGGTTAAAACTCTTGAAAGCAACGGATTATATTTCTGCAGTTGAATTCGAAAGTATTCATAAGGAAGCAGAGGAAATATGTAAAATATTAGCGAAAATTATATTAACCTTAAAAGGGAAAAATGCAAATAATTAGAGGTCTTGAGTATAGCAGATTTTTAATTTTTAATTCTCAATTTTTAATTTTATAAAGTATGAGGTTAGTGGTTTTAGGCGGAGGAGAAAGCGGCGTAGGTACTGCTATTCTCGGAAAGAAAAAAGGATACGATGTTTTTGTGTCAGATTTTGGAAAGATAAAAGAGAGTTACAAAGAAGTTCTTATCATTAATAAAATTCCCTGGGAAGAAGAACAGCATACCGAAGATCTGATCTTAAATGCTGATGTGGTTATGAAGAGTCCGGGGATTCCTGAAAAGTCACCAATTGTAAAGAAATTGGTAGCAGCGGGAGTAAAAGTGATTTCGGAAATAGAATTTGCAAAACCTTTTACAGAAGCATTGACTATTGGAATTACAGGTAGTAACGGAAAAACGACTACCACTATGCTGACACATTATTTATTAAAATCAGCAGGTTTGAATGTAGGTTTGGGAGGGAATATAGGAAAGAGTTTTGCCTGGCAGGTAGCCGAAAATAAATACGATGCATACGTTCTTGAATTAAGCAGTTTTCAGTTAGACGGAATAATAGATTACAGACCCGATATTGCGATCATCACCAATATCAGTCCCGATCACCTCGATAGATATGAATATAAATATGAAAATTATATCGATTCGAAATTTCGAATAACGATGAACCAGACTGAAAGTGATTATCTCATTTACGATGCAGATGATGAAGCAAGTGCAGAATGGTTAAAAAACAACAAAACAAAAGCAAAATTAATTCCTTTCTCATTGACGAAATCATTCGATGAAGGAGCTTCTATAAATAACAACAAAATGGAAATAAAGATCAACCAAGAAGAGTTTACAATGGACACAGAACACATTGCGTTAGAAGGAAAACATAACATGAAAAACGCAATGGCAGCAAGCTCTGTAGCGAAATTGATGCAAATTAGAAATGCAACAATTCGCGAAAGTTTATCTAATTTTCAGGGTGTTGAACACCGTTTAGAAAAAGTACTTAAAATTCAGAATGTACAATATATTAACGATTCAAAAGCAACAAATGTTAATGCGACTTTCTTTGCTTTAGACAGTATGAACGTTCCAACAGTCTGGATTGTTGGTGGAGTGGATAAAGGAAACGATTACAACGAACTGATGTCATTAGTTCGCGAAAAAGTAAAAGCTATTATTTGCCTTGGAATTGATAATCATAAAATAATCAGCGCCTTCGGAAATGTGGTTGATATCATGGTCGAAGTAAATAATATGAACGACGCTGTTAAAACAGCACAGCGTTTAACAGAAAAAGGTGATGCTGTTTTATTGTCTCCGGCCTGCGCAAGTTTCGATTTATTCGAAAGCTACGAAGATAGAGGAAGACAGTTTAAGCAAGCCGTTCATAACTTGTAGAAAATAGTTTAAAGTTTCATGTTTCAAGTTTGAAGCTTGAAACTTGTAACATGAAACCTGAAATAAAAGAAACCTGAAACAAAAGATTATGAAAGAGCTGGTGAACAAATTAAAAGGAGACAGAGTAATATGGTCATTCGTGGCTTTATTGGCATTGTTTTCGTTTATGCCTGTTTTTAGTGCGAGTAGTAATCTGGCCTATATAGGTCATGGAACCGGAAATACATTAGGTTATTTAGTGAAACATTTGGCTCACGTTTGTATTGGTTTCCTAATTATTTACTGGGTACATCGCGTGCCGTATCACTATTTCAGGGCGATTTCGAAAATTGCACTGCCTATTGTGTGGTTTTTGCTGCTTTATACCTTGTTGAAAGGAACTGTTATTGCAGGTGCAAATGCGAGCCGTTGGATTCAGGTTCCTTTTATCGGAATTACGTTTCAAACGTCGACCTTGGCGGCCAGTATATTATTCATATTTGTGGCGCGTTATCTGTCGAAAACGAAAGAAGAAAATGAACCTTTTCAGGTATCGCTGATACAGCTTTGGCTGCCGGTTTTTATAACACTGGCGCTTATTTTACCAGCGAACTTCTCAACCACAGCGTTGATTTTTGCAATGGTAATTATGTTGACGTTTATTGGCAGGTATCCATTAAAATATATTGGTTTTATCATCGGTTCCGGAATTGCAATGTTTGCGTTTTTCCTTTTGGTTGCAAAAGCATTCCCGGATTCCAGATTCTTTAGCAGGGTTAGTACCTGGGGAAGTCGTATAGAAAACTTTACCACCGATAAACCGGATGAAGATGATTATCAGATTGAGAAAGCAAAAATTGCAATCGCATCAGGAAGATTAGGAGGAGTAGGTCCGGGAAAAAGCGTTCAGAAAAACTTTTTGCCACAGTCTTCTTCCGATTTTATTTATGCAATTATTGTAGAAGAATACGGTTTAGTAGGTGGAGTAGCAATATTGATTTTGTACTTATTATTATTGTTCCGATTTGTGATCGCTTCACACAAGGCAAATACCTTATTTGGAAAGCTCGTCGTCGTCGGACTCGGGTTTCCGATGATCTTTCAGGCAATGATCAATATGGCTGTTGCAGTGGAGTTGCTTCCGGTAACTGGGCAAACACTTCCGTTGATCAGTAGTGGAGGTAGTTCGATTTGGATGACTTGTTTCTCCCTTGGAATCATCATCAGTGTGACGAAAAAAGAAGAGGAAGTTGCTGAAGAACAGGAGGAAAAAGAAAGGCGAAGAGAAGCCCTTCAAAGATTAATTGATAAAGAATTAGCAGAAGAAGATCTGCCTGCTGATGAAAAGATATACGAAGAAGAGGGAATGTATTCCATTGAAGACAATTCCAGAAATCCGATGAATGCAGTTTTAAATAAGTAAGTATAGAACTGAGAGAATAGAAGAAAGAGAATAGAAGAAAGAGGGTAGAGAAATAGGCTGATAAGTTATGAGAGAACTCACAATTCATAACTCACAACTCATAACTAAAAAAAACATGGCAAAATATAAATTCATATTAAGTGGTGGTGGTACAGGAGGGCATATCTATCCTGCAATTGCTATTGCAAATGAATTAAAATTACAATTCCCTGATGCTGAATTCCTTTTTGTAGGAGCCAAAGATAAAATGGAAATGCAGAAAGTGCCTCAGGCAGGTTATGAAATCAAAGGACTTTGGATTGCAGGTTTGCAAAGAAAACTTACGTTGCAAAATTTAATGTTTCCGTTAAAATTGGCAAAAAGTTTGCTGGAGTCACGACGAATCATAAAACAATTTAAGCCAAATGTTGTAATTGGTACCGGAGGTTTTGCCAGTGGACCTTTATTACAAGCGGCAGGTTCGGCCGGAATTCCAACAGTGATTCAGGAACAGAATTCGTTTCCGGGAATTACAAATAAATTGCTAAGCAAAAAAGCCAATGCAATTTGTGTAGCTTATGATCATCTGGAGCGTTTTTTTCCAAAAGAGAAAATTGTTTTAACCGGAAATCCGGTTCGCCAAGATCTTATTGATATTGATAGTAAGCATGACGAAGCGGTTGCTTTTTATGGTTTAGATCCAAATAAAAAAACATTGTTGGTTTTAGGAGGGAGTTTAGGAGCGAGAAGAATCAATCAGTTAATCGAAAAAGAATTGCAAAATTTTCTTTCGCAGGACGTTCAGATAATTTGGCAATGTGGGAAGTTGTATTTTGAAGAATATAAAAAATACAATCAGCAAAATGTTAAGGTGGTTGATTTTATTGAAAGAATGGATTTTGTATACGCGGCTGCCAATGTGATTATTTCACGTGCTGGAGCCTCGTCGGTTTCCGAATTGTGTATTGTAGGGAAACCGGTTATATTTATTCCGTCGCCTAATGTTGCTGAAGATCATCAGACTAAAAATGCGCAGGCAATCGTAGATGCAAAAGGAGCTATTTTACTGAAGGAATCAGAATTAGATAATGAATTTAGTATTGTTTTTGAAGCCTTACTTAAAGATGAAGGGAAGCAAAAACAATTAAGTGCAAATATTAAAAAACTGGCAAAACCAAAAGCAACAAAGGATATTGTAGCTGAGATTGTAAAGCTTATTCAGCGATAAGCTGTAAGCTGTAGGCAATAAGCTAATAGCTAAAGCCTAAAGTGAAAGAAAGAATAAATAATAAAGACAAAA
This window encodes:
- the mraZ gene encoding division/cell wall cluster transcriptional repressor MraZ, which gives rise to MNTIVGTYECKVDAKGRLMLPAPLKKQLTSSLQNGFVLKRSVFQQCLELYPMSEWDLMMQKINKLNRFVKKNNDFIRRFTAGVKVVEIDALGRLLVPKDLVTFSGISKDVVFSSAVNIVEIWDKDLYEKSISGEDMDFADLAEEVMGNINDDDNGIS
- the rsmH gene encoding 16S rRNA (cytosine(1402)-N(4))-methyltransferase RsmH codes for the protein MTTTMEYHNPVLLHPTVDGLNIKPDGIYVDVTFGGGGHSKEILRRLGPNGKLFAFDQDEDALANALPDERFTLINENFRFIKRFLRFHGVKGVDGILADLGVSSHQFDVPERGFSTRFDAGLDMRMSQKNDLNAYRVVNEYEEQDLRRVFFDYGELKNAPVLARTIVEARQGYPIKTTDELKEVLAKYLPERVRNKILAQIYQAIRIEVNQEMDVLKEFIEQSLEILNPGGRFSVISYHSLEDRLVKRFIKNGMFEGEPERDFYGNFSVPFKTIGKLIVPDEAEIKINNRARSAKLRIAEKI
- a CDS encoding FtsL-like putative cell division protein, which produces MKSGVFDILKARFLINDDAVKNWRFIVFIILLAILMIANTQRYEQKVFEIAKLNNEVKELRSEFVDRRSDLMKLKMESTISDKMLEKKIFPSTVPPIKIEVKKEEEKSFFKRIWQ
- a CDS encoding penicillin-binding protein codes for the protein MAVEDKHISYRIYLVAVFIFVMAIAIVVKLTNIQWVEGDYYRKLAKQRTVRNFVIPANKGNIYSADGSLLATSIPNYEIRFDAKAPKTETFEKYVKALSDSLATVLDRPAGYYQQELRKARANKNRYYLIARNLSYTEYVKIKGFPLFSLGAFKGGIIVEQETVRKHPIGKIAERTIGYDRIDPATGIEVGKGIEWAYKSYLNGKDGKILKQKIAKGQWKPIRDLNEVDPVDGYDVISTIDVFIQDIAHHALLKQLEDYEADHGCVVVMETETGHVKAISNLGRSEDGSYYETTNYAIAESHEPGSTFKLVDLMAILEDKVADTSTVFDSHGGEMRYYGRAVRDSHRGGYGKISLARGFELSSNTVMVQAVYDNYKSNPSKFVNHINSYGLNKTLGLHFKGEGRPYIPQPGDKHWSGVSLPWMAFGYGVSVTPMQTLALYNAVANNGVMVKPQFVSEIKEWNKTIKKFDVEVINSKVCSQETIDKVRAVLLNVVKKGTGSKLYSKDFSMAGKTGTAQVNYGGKEGKSGLYYASSFVGYFPAEHPKYSCIVVVHKPNTSKNNYYGADVAGPVFKRIAQKIFTDAPSTNRIKKLDSRIPKQDDSYNKYTAEANKKINQVPNLKGMPGMDAVALLENLDLKVRVIGVGKVKKQSIQPGQNISKNTIIVLELS
- a CDS encoding UDP-N-acetylmuramoyl-L-alanyl-D-glutamate--2,6-diaminopimelate ligase → MKILKDILYKVAIESVTGSTEIDIHKIDFDSRKIEENDVFVAIRGSLSDGHDYIEKAIKLGAIAIICDTLPENIEKGITYIKVKDTNAALAFMAANYFGNPSEKLKLVGVTGTNGKTTIASLLFQLFQKAGFKVGLLSTVKIRIDETEFPATHTTPDSITINYYLNEMIEAGVTHCFMEVSSHGIHQKRTEALHFVGGIFTNLSHDHLDYHPTFAEYRDVKKSFFDSLPKTAFVLSNIDDKNGSVMLQNTVARKFTYALKTYADFKAQILESQLSGLLLKVNDNEVWVKLIGTFNAYNVLAIYGTAVELGMDSLEALRLLSDLESVSGRFQYIVSEGNITAIVDYAHTPDALDNVLKTINDIRTKNEQLLTVVGCGGNRDKTKRPIMAKIATDLSDKAILTSDNPRNEDPEVILDEMEKGVEAHNYKKILRISDRKQAIKTACQLAQPNDIILIAGKGHETYQEINGVRHHFDDMETVKEILEQLGK
- the mraY gene encoding phospho-N-acetylmuramoyl-pentapeptide-transferase; its protein translation is MLYYLFEYLDKTLDVPGTGVFQYITFRSALAFMLSLLLSTIYGKRIINFLRNQQVGETVRELGLAGQNEKAGTPTMGGLIIIFATLVPVLLFARLHNIYIVLLIVTTLWMGSIGFVDDYIKIFKKDKQGLKGIFKVIGQVGLGIIVGSVLYFNPAVTVRTDTGRTDVFKTATNNSTIVLPAPVEEKSTATTIPFVKNNEFDYAEVLAWTGEGYEKWAWLVFIPVVIFIITAVSNGANLTDGIDGLAAGTSAVSVLALGIFTFVSGNIIFSNYLNIMYIPNSGEMTVFISAFVGALIGFLWYNSFPASVFMGDTGSLTIGGIIAVLAIAVRKEILIVLFCGIFLAESASVIIQVTYFKYTKKRFGEGRRIFLMSPLHHHYQKKGYHESKIVTRFWIVAVMLAILSIVTLKLR
- a CDS encoding four helix bundle protein translates to MKENIIQDKSFLFAVRIINLYKYLTAEKKEFVLSKQILRCGTSIGANIEESIGGRSDREFLFKLEISYKEARETIYWLKLLKATDYISAVEFESIHKEAEEICKILAKIILTLKGKNANN
- the murD gene encoding UDP-N-acetylmuramoyl-L-alanine--D-glutamate ligase, which gives rise to MRLVVLGGGESGVGTAILGKKKGYDVFVSDFGKIKESYKEVLIINKIPWEEEQHTEDLILNADVVMKSPGIPEKSPIVKKLVAAGVKVISEIEFAKPFTEALTIGITGSNGKTTTTMLTHYLLKSAGLNVGLGGNIGKSFAWQVAENKYDAYVLELSSFQLDGIIDYRPDIAIITNISPDHLDRYEYKYENYIDSKFRITMNQTESDYLIYDADDEASAEWLKNNKTKAKLIPFSLTKSFDEGASINNNKMEIKINQEEFTMDTEHIALEGKHNMKNAMAASSVAKLMQIRNATIRESLSNFQGVEHRLEKVLKIQNVQYINDSKATNVNATFFALDSMNVPTVWIVGGVDKGNDYNELMSLVREKVKAIICLGIDNHKIISAFGNVVDIMVEVNNMNDAVKTAQRLTEKGDAVLLSPACASFDLFESYEDRGRQFKQAVHNL
- a CDS encoding FtsW/RodA/SpoVE family cell cycle protein, which encodes MKELVNKLKGDRVIWSFVALLALFSFMPVFSASSNLAYIGHGTGNTLGYLVKHLAHVCIGFLIIYWVHRVPYHYFRAISKIALPIVWFLLLYTLLKGTVIAGANASRWIQVPFIGITFQTSTLAASILFIFVARYLSKTKEENEPFQVSLIQLWLPVFITLALILPANFSTTALIFAMVIMLTFIGRYPLKYIGFIIGSGIAMFAFFLLVAKAFPDSRFFSRVSTWGSRIENFTTDKPDEDDYQIEKAKIAIASGRLGGVGPGKSVQKNFLPQSSSDFIYAIIVEEYGLVGGVAILILYLLLLFRFVIASHKANTLFGKLVVVGLGFPMIFQAMINMAVAVELLPVTGQTLPLISSGGSSIWMTCFSLGIIISVTKKEEEVAEEQEEKERRREALQRLIDKELAEEDLPADEKIYEEEGMYSIEDNSRNPMNAVLNK
- the murG gene encoding undecaprenyldiphospho-muramoylpentapeptide beta-N-acetylglucosaminyltransferase; amino-acid sequence: MAKYKFILSGGGTGGHIYPAIAIANELKLQFPDAEFLFVGAKDKMEMQKVPQAGYEIKGLWIAGLQRKLTLQNLMFPLKLAKSLLESRRIIKQFKPNVVIGTGGFASGPLLQAAGSAGIPTVIQEQNSFPGITNKLLSKKANAICVAYDHLERFFPKEKIVLTGNPVRQDLIDIDSKHDEAVAFYGLDPNKKTLLVLGGSLGARRINQLIEKELQNFLSQDVQIIWQCGKLYFEEYKKYNQQNVKVVDFIERMDFVYAAANVIISRAGASSVSELCIVGKPVIFIPSPNVAEDHQTKNAQAIVDAKGAILLKESELDNEFSIVFEALLKDEGKQKQLSANIKKLAKPKATKDIVAEIVKLIQR